One Paenisporosarcina sp. FSL H8-0542 genomic region harbors:
- the tilS gene encoding tRNA lysidine(34) synthetase TilS — MDFRYEILTYNQKHQLISGGDRLLVACSGGADSVALLTFLHQQKENLGIDIGCIHANHGLREEESDADERFVETLCQKLIIPFYTKTLDIQEILQSENGNLQDVCRRERYHFFEQTMKEKKYNKLAVAHHADDQVESVFMGLTRGTRANGMYAKRSFGTGELIRPLLFVTRQQIEQYLKIQQYTYREDSSNQKDTYTRNRFRHNIMPLVQEENPNVAMAISHWTLQQQQDEQLLQKFAVKEYEGIIIFSSHHSLEIDLNRFRDIELALQKRVVLLLLNYLYPNEKLWLSHSLIDQIHSQCLERDGSSEVHLPKGRKGCRHYSTMLFSFDGANSSAPTSATTIDIGQWHSVGSDLRIKLCNRDDGFCFEDGWYITLEPSELPIRSRGRLAGDRLLLKGMKEPKRLSRLLIDKKVPRQIRDDIRLLITQQEEIIGVPGVRLGTRFTTQPHDGWTHKIMIEKESN; from the coding sequence TTGGATTTTCGGTATGAGATATTGACGTATAATCAGAAACATCAATTGATAAGCGGAGGGGATCGACTTCTTGTCGCATGTTCCGGGGGCGCAGATTCAGTTGCGCTCCTCACTTTTTTACATCAGCAAAAAGAAAATTTGGGAATTGACATTGGCTGTATACATGCAAACCATGGTCTGAGAGAAGAAGAGTCCGACGCAGATGAACGTTTTGTAGAAACGTTATGCCAAAAATTAATTATCCCTTTCTATACCAAAACTTTGGATATACAAGAGATTTTGCAAAGTGAAAATGGGAATTTGCAAGATGTATGCCGTCGTGAACGTTATCACTTTTTTGAACAAACGATGAAAGAAAAAAAATATAACAAACTCGCAGTAGCACATCATGCTGACGATCAAGTGGAATCTGTATTCATGGGGTTGACGAGGGGTACTCGAGCAAATGGGATGTACGCCAAAAGAAGTTTCGGGACTGGTGAGTTGATTCGACCACTGTTATTCGTTACTCGACAGCAAATTGAACAGTATTTGAAAATACAGCAGTATACATATCGTGAGGATTCAAGTAATCAAAAGGATACATACACGCGTAATCGGTTCCGTCATAATATTATGCCGCTGGTTCAAGAAGAAAACCCAAATGTGGCTATGGCTATCTCACATTGGACGCTGCAACAGCAACAGGATGAACAGTTACTGCAAAAGTTTGCAGTGAAAGAATATGAGGGAATAATCATTTTTTCTTCCCACCATTCATTGGAGATTGACTTAAATCGATTCCGAGACATCGAGCTGGCTTTACAAAAAAGGGTCGTTCTACTACTATTAAACTATCTATACCCTAATGAAAAATTATGGTTAAGTCATTCACTTATTGATCAAATCCATAGCCAGTGTCTCGAACGTGACGGTTCAAGTGAGGTTCACCTTCCAAAAGGAAGAAAAGGATGCCGCCACTACTCGACGATGCTTTTTTCTTTTGATGGTGCAAACTCTTCCGCCCCCACTTCCGCAACAACCATTGACATTGGTCAATGGCATTCTGTCGGATCGGATTTGCGGATAAAGTTATGTAACAGGGATGATGGATTTTGTTTTGAGGACGGATGGTATATAACACTTGAGCCAAGTGAGCTGCCAATTCGTTCGAGAGGAAGGTTGGCGGGAGATCGATTGTTATTAAAAGGAATGAAGGAGCCCAAACGGTTGTCACGTTTATTGATAGACAAGAAGGTGCCTCGTCAAATCCGTGATGACATCCGATTACTCATAACGCAGCAAGAAGAAATTATTGGTGTACCAGGGGTACGATTAGGTACACGTTTTACCACACAACCACATGATGGTTGGACACATAAGATTATGATTGAAAAAGAGAGCAACTAA
- the hpt gene encoding hypoxanthine phosphoribosyltransferase: protein MLEKDIQEVLISEEQLQTKIRELGEVLTADYSDKFPLAVGVLKGAMPFMADLMKRMDIYMEIDFMDVSSYGNATVSSGEVKIVKDLNTSVEGRDVLILEDIIDSGLTLSYLVDLFKYRKAKSIKVVTLLDKPTGRKVDLQADYVGFIVPDAFVVGYGLDYMEKYRNLPYVGVLKKEVYSF from the coding sequence ATGTTAGAAAAAGATATTCAAGAAGTGTTAATTTCTGAAGAGCAGTTACAAACAAAAATTCGTGAACTAGGCGAAGTATTAACAGCTGATTACAGCGACAAGTTTCCACTTGCAGTCGGTGTGCTAAAAGGTGCAATGCCTTTTATGGCGGACCTAATGAAACGTATGGATATATACATGGAAATTGATTTCATGGACGTCTCCAGTTATGGAAATGCAACTGTTTCCTCAGGTGAAGTGAAAATCGTCAAGGACTTGAACACAAGTGTTGAAGGCCGTGATGTATTGATTCTAGAAGATATTATCGACAGCGGTTTGACTCTTAGCTATTTAGTGGATCTTTTCAAATATCGTAAAGCTAAATCGATTAAAGTGGTTACATTACTAGACAAACCTACAGGCCGTAAAGTGGATTTACAAGCAGATTACGTTGGTTTTATAGTGCCGGATGCGTTTGTAGTAGGATACGGATTGGACTACATGGAGAAATATCGTAACTTGCCTTACGTTGGTGTTTTAAAGAAAGAAGTTTACTCATTTTAA
- the ftsH gene encoding ATP-dependent zinc metalloprotease FtsH, with the protein MNRIFRYTIFYLLIFLVIIGIFGTFNSGKEPTKEIDLGEFITALDSGEVKEFSMQPDQGVYEIRGKMKDYKEDEEFVTNIPPEMESLHKKISDAAVTEDVKILKAPETSGWVQFFTGLIPFIIIFILFFFLLNQAQGGGNRVMNFGKSKAKLYDNEKKKVRFNDVAGADEEKQELVEVVEFLKDPRKFDVIGARIPKGILLVGPPGTGKTLLARAVAGEAGVPFFSISGSDFVEMFVGVGASRVRDLFENAKKNAPCIIFIDEIDAVGRQRGAGLGGGHDEREQTLNQLLVEMDGFGANEGIIIIAATNRPDILDPALLRPGRFDRQITVGRPDVKGREAVLQVHARNKPLDEHVDLKSIAQRTPGFSGADLENLLNEAALVAARRNKKKIDMSDIDEATDRVIAGPAKTGKVISTKERNIVAYHEAGHVVIGLTLDDAEIVHKVTIVPRGQAGGYAVMLPKEDRYFMTKPELLDKISGLLGGRVAEDIVFGEVSTGAHNDFQRATSIARSMVTEYGMSDKLGPMQFGQAQGGNVFLGRDFNSEQNYSDAIAYEIDQEMQSMIKEQYARTKEILTEKRDLLELIAKTLLEVETLDAGQILHLKEHGTLPVRPHEVSKDEVADKKDDVETKVEVVTPDVTGAPNDPSTADLPKEEPTVEPTGDIKEDRK; encoded by the coding sequence ATGAATCGAATATTTCGATACACCATATTTTATTTATTAATTTTCCTCGTGATTATCGGGATTTTTGGTACGTTTAACAGCGGGAAAGAACCAACCAAAGAAATCGATTTAGGCGAGTTCATAACAGCGTTAGATAGTGGAGAAGTGAAAGAGTTTTCCATGCAGCCGGACCAAGGGGTTTATGAAATACGAGGCAAGATGAAGGATTATAAAGAAGACGAAGAATTCGTCACCAATATTCCTCCTGAAATGGAATCTCTTCATAAGAAAATTTCTGATGCCGCAGTAACAGAAGACGTAAAAATCTTGAAAGCACCTGAAACAAGTGGTTGGGTGCAATTCTTCACTGGCTTAATACCATTCATTATCATCTTCATCCTATTCTTCTTCCTGTTGAACCAAGCTCAGGGTGGCGGAAACCGTGTGATGAATTTCGGGAAAAGCAAAGCGAAATTATATGACAACGAAAAGAAAAAAGTACGTTTCAATGACGTAGCAGGTGCAGACGAAGAGAAACAAGAACTTGTTGAAGTGGTTGAATTCTTGAAAGACCCTCGCAAATTTGATGTTATCGGCGCGCGTATTCCAAAAGGGATTCTTCTTGTAGGTCCTCCGGGTACTGGTAAAACGTTGCTTGCTCGTGCAGTTGCAGGAGAAGCAGGCGTACCTTTCTTCTCAATCAGTGGTTCAGACTTTGTGGAAATGTTTGTTGGGGTCGGGGCATCTCGTGTGCGTGACCTTTTCGAAAATGCAAAGAAAAATGCACCATGTATCATCTTCATTGATGAGATTGATGCAGTAGGTCGTCAACGTGGAGCAGGTCTTGGTGGCGGTCACGATGAACGCGAACAAACCTTGAACCAGTTACTTGTTGAAATGGATGGTTTTGGTGCAAACGAAGGAATTATTATTATCGCTGCAACGAACCGCCCGGATATTCTAGATCCAGCTCTTCTTCGTCCAGGACGTTTTGACCGTCAAATCACGGTTGGTCGCCCGGATGTTAAAGGTCGTGAAGCAGTACTTCAAGTACATGCCCGCAATAAACCTTTAGATGAACATGTGGATTTAAAATCAATCGCACAACGTACACCAGGGTTTTCTGGTGCAGATTTAGAAAATCTATTAAACGAAGCGGCTTTAGTTGCTGCTCGTCGTAATAAGAAAAAAATAGATATGTCCGATATCGATGAAGCAACCGACCGTGTTATTGCAGGTCCTGCGAAAACGGGTAAAGTCATATCTACAAAAGAACGTAATATTGTGGCCTACCACGAAGCTGGACACGTTGTCATTGGATTGACATTGGATGACGCGGAAATTGTTCATAAAGTAACCATCGTTCCTCGTGGGCAAGCAGGCGGCTATGCCGTTATGTTGCCAAAAGAAGATCGTTACTTCATGACAAAGCCTGAGTTACTCGATAAGATTTCAGGTTTACTTGGTGGACGTGTAGCAGAAGATATTGTCTTCGGTGAAGTGTCGACAGGAGCTCACAATGACTTCCAACGTGCAACAAGCATTGCTAGAAGTATGGTAACGGAATACGGAATGAGTGATAAACTCGGACCGATGCAGTTTGGTCAAGCGCAAGGCGGAAACGTCTTCTTAGGTCGTGACTTCAACTCTGAGCAAAACTATTCAGATGCGATTGCATACGAAATTGACCAAGAAATGCAAAGTATGATCAAAGAGCAGTACGCCCGCACAAAAGAAATTTTGACGGAAAAACGCGACTTGCTTGAGCTGATTGCGAAAACACTTCTTGAAGTGGAAACGCTTGATGCTGGTCAAATTCTACACTTGAAAGAACATGGTACTTTACCGGTTCGTCCGCATGAAGTTTCAAAAGATGAAGTTGCTGACAAAAAAGATGATGTAGAAACAAAGGTTGAAGTAGTGACACCAGATGTTACGGGTGCACCAAACGATCCATCAACTGCTGATTTACCGAAGGAAGAACCGACGGTTGAACCTACAGGTGACATAAAAGAAGATCGTAAATAA
- a CDS encoding type III pantothenate kinase: MILVLDTGNTNIVLGVYDKDQLIHHWRMETDRHKTEDEYGMQVKALFNHAGIEFSQIHGIIISSVVPPIMFSLERMCQKYFGLKPLVVGPGVKTGLNIKYENPREVGADRIVNAVAAIDEYGPPLIIVDFGTATTYCYINEKGEYMGGAIAPGIGISTEALFARASKLPRIELTQPDNVVGKNTISAMQAGIVYGYVGQVEGIVNRIKAQSKEEPTVIATGGLANLIAAESTVIDTIDPYLTLKGLHLIYKRNQ; encoded by the coding sequence ATGATACTTGTTTTAGATACGGGAAATACGAATATTGTTTTGGGTGTATATGATAAAGACCAGCTCATTCATCATTGGCGCATGGAAACCGATCGTCACAAAACGGAAGATGAATATGGCATGCAAGTGAAGGCATTATTTAACCATGCAGGTATCGAATTTAGCCAAATTCATGGAATCATTATTTCTTCCGTTGTACCGCCCATTATGTTTTCATTGGAGCGAATGTGTCAAAAATACTTTGGCCTTAAACCGCTTGTGGTAGGTCCCGGAGTAAAAACGGGCTTAAATATTAAATACGAAAATCCTCGTGAAGTTGGAGCTGATCGTATTGTCAACGCAGTCGCGGCAATCGATGAATACGGTCCACCACTGATTATTGTGGATTTCGGAACGGCTACAACCTATTGTTATATAAATGAAAAAGGCGAATATATGGGAGGTGCAATTGCACCTGGCATCGGGATTTCCACAGAAGCCCTATTCGCAAGAGCATCCAAATTGCCACGGATTGAATTGACGCAACCTGATAATGTAGTCGGGAAAAATACGATTTCGGCGATGCAAGCAGGTATTGTTTATGGCTATGTCGGTCAAGTTGAAGGTATCGTAAACCGTATTAAAGCACAAAGTAAGGAAGAACCGACAGTTATCGCAACGGGTGGATTGGCGAATTTAATTGCGGCAGAATCAACAGTAATTGACACGATTGATCCGTATTTGACATTAAAAGGATTGCACTTAATATACAAACGTAACCAATAA
- the hslO gene encoding Hsp33 family molecular chaperone HslO, whose translation MSDYLVRALAFDGKVRAFSVRSTDTVGEAQQRHATWPTASAALGRTMTAGVMMGAMLKGEDKLTVKVEGKGPIGAIIVDSNSKGEVRGYASNPQTHFDLNEHGKLDVRRAVGTDGMLTIVKDLGLRDFFTGSVPIVSGELGEDFTYYFVASEQVPSSVGLGVLVNPDNSILAAGGFIIQLMPGIEDETITIIEEKLSSMEPVSKLIAKGLSPEELLQEILGKENVQILDQMPVSFECNCSKERFGTAILGLGEAEIREMIEEDGSAEAQCHFCMETYHYSKEELESFIDEIKS comes from the coding sequence ATGAGTGATTATTTAGTAAGAGCATTAGCATTTGATGGCAAAGTGCGGGCATTTTCTGTGCGTTCAACCGATACAGTAGGAGAGGCGCAACAACGCCACGCAACATGGCCGACTGCATCTGCTGCTCTTGGCCGTACAATGACGGCTGGTGTCATGATGGGTGCCATGCTTAAAGGTGAGGATAAACTTACGGTAAAAGTAGAAGGTAAAGGCCCGATTGGTGCCATTATTGTAGATAGCAATTCAAAAGGGGAGGTACGTGGATACGCATCGAATCCGCAAACTCACTTTGATTTAAATGAACATGGAAAACTTGATGTCCGTCGTGCGGTTGGGACTGACGGTATGTTGACGATTGTGAAAGATCTTGGACTTCGCGATTTCTTCACAGGTTCAGTTCCGATTGTGTCAGGTGAATTAGGTGAAGATTTCACGTATTACTTTGTAGCATCTGAACAAGTACCTTCTTCTGTTGGATTAGGCGTTTTAGTAAATCCGGATAACAGCATTCTGGCTGCTGGAGGGTTTATTATTCAGTTGATGCCTGGTATTGAAGATGAGACCATTACAATTATCGAAGAAAAATTGAGTTCAATGGAGCCTGTTTCGAAATTGATCGCAAAAGGGTTGTCTCCTGAAGAACTTTTACAAGAGATACTAGGTAAAGAAAATGTCCAAATTCTTGACCAAATGCCAGTTTCATTTGAATGTAACTGTTCAAAAGAGCGTTTCGGCACAGCCATTTTAGGGTTGGGAGAAGCTGAAATTCGAGAAATGATTGAAGAAGACGGAAGTGCAGAAGCGCAATGTCATTTCTGTATGGAAACATATCACTATTCAAAAGAAGAACTGGAATCTTTTATCGATGAGATTAAATCATAA
- a CDS encoding peptidyl-prolyl cis-trans isomerase, producing MRLNHNNDRRPMDGRPTQRRLKTKPVLIILGLLLLGNLLWFIAWMIPNQKTGGGEEVASVGGEKITREDWMVAMEEQYGKETLLELVNGKVMEAAAEKYEIEVTDKEVDLEIALIRSAQDSTNSQVHSLNDDMQRKQMRAQLILDKVLTKDVVIEEEQIQTFYDENQSLYNIPTTYRTSLIVLQSESDAQETLKELENGSSFDVLARERSVDVSSASLGGDIGFISEGQENVDYSVVTAASKLEIEQYSDPVPLSDGRYGIVYVQDIAKGRAFSYDDVKNQIKRELALEQLPQSVSPEAFWKEFDTEWFYGE from the coding sequence ATGAGATTAAATCATAATAATGATCGTCGTCCAATGGATGGTCGACCTACTCAGAGGAGATTGAAAACAAAACCAGTACTTATAATATTAGGACTTTTACTACTAGGTAATTTATTGTGGTTCATCGCATGGATGATTCCGAATCAAAAAACTGGTGGCGGTGAAGAAGTTGCATCCGTTGGTGGTGAGAAAATCACCCGTGAAGACTGGATGGTCGCAATGGAAGAACAGTACGGAAAAGAAACACTTCTTGAACTTGTAAATGGTAAAGTGATGGAAGCGGCAGCGGAGAAATACGAAATTGAAGTAACGGATAAAGAAGTAGATTTGGAAATTGCCTTGATTCGTTCTGCTCAGGATAGTACAAATTCACAAGTACATTCGCTCAATGACGATATGCAACGCAAACAAATGAGAGCGCAATTAATTTTAGATAAAGTGTTAACAAAAGATGTGGTCATTGAAGAAGAACAAATTCAAACCTTTTACGATGAAAATCAGTCCCTGTATAATATTCCAACGACGTATCGGACGAGCTTGATTGTTTTGCAGTCTGAATCGGATGCACAGGAGACTTTAAAAGAACTTGAAAATGGTTCGTCCTTTGACGTGTTAGCTCGTGAACGTTCAGTTGACGTATCTTCAGCCAGCCTTGGCGGAGATATTGGCTTTATTTCGGAGGGTCAGGAGAATGTGGACTATTCAGTTGTAACGGCAGCTAGTAAACTGGAAATAGAGCAATATAGTGACCCTGTTCCCCTATCCGATGGAAGGTACGGCATTGTGTATGTGCAAGATATCGCAAAAGGGCGAGCTTTTTCATATGATGATGTAAAAAATCAGATTAAGAGAGAGCTAGCTTTGGAGCAGTTGCCACAATCTGTATCACCTGAAGCTTTCTGGAAAGAATTTGACACCGAATGGTTTTATGGTGAATAA